The Solanum lycopersicum chromosome 2, SLM_r2.1 DNA window tcccATTAATCTCACTTGTCAAATTCACCTTTCTTTCCATTAATCTCACTTGTCAAATTTACCTTTCTTCCATTGAGTATTATCTCCCCATTTAGCCATAAGATAAACAGGTGAATTGGTCCAATCAAATGCATAAGTCATTAGTGACACTAGactatattagtattattaatgTATCCAGTTATCTATAACCAATTACTTGTATAAATTTTGCACCATGTGTTttgtaattcaaatatatttaatgacTATGTCAGTTAATTTACAATTGCACAGTATTATATGTGTGGTAAcacatttaatttatataacttaGAGTTGGTACACCAATTAATTCTTACTCGTCTTTGAGTAACTTCCAAAAGCGTTTATCATTTTTCCAAACAGTATTAAAAGCTTTTGgataaattatataatcactAAATAAGTGTATAATTTGTTCCgccatatatatttgaattcgCTTAACTtctgaaattaataatttcctCGTTCTATCGTGAAAAATTTTTATCCAACTATGACAAAAATGAGGGGTAAATTAATTAGAGGACACACAAGAATTCTTTTTTAATGACACTAGAAAATAATAAtcctttaattatatttcttttgaaatttctattaaatatttttaattattaattactttaattaacaatatttttggTATAATTTGCATAATTAACAACATTGTATTCATAAGTAATATCATTGTATTCAAAGTTATTGAAGTCTTTAACAACATCAAGTGTTgattataaatacataatatgcTATGTTATTGCTACTAATAATATAAAGtcaattatattattgtagaaaaattatttatttattgcgatgaatattttaaactttttctaGTGATACTAtagtaaaattgtatatatgtaatataGTAATTAGTGTGTCGGGGGGGCGCAAActtgaaacaaataaaagaacaaacgtaaatctaaattaattgaaGTTATAATTGAGTTTAACATATGAGTTTCATTTATGATATAACAATAATCGACAAATTATTTTGGTCCTACAATTTTCTTTGTAGTACAACTAAATCAATATCTAGCTAGATCTCTGTCAAGTTTACTGAATGGATTTTGAGACCTCCTTTCCACTTTTTGTTCCAAACTTCATACAATCCAAAATAAATCTTATCAGTATTGTtcccttttccttttatgaTAGTAATAGTTTCTGATATCATCTTTTTGTCATTAGTCTTAGTTGCCAAATTTACCTTTCTCCATTGAGTATTATCTCCCCATTTAGCCATAAGATATATTGGTGAGTTGTTCCAACCGAACGCATCAGTCATCAATGACATTGTAAATTCAATGTTGTATGatgttttctttgttatattaATATCGTCGATGCAACCAGTTACTTCCAACCAATTTACCTGTATAAGTTCTGCATCATCCTTTCTGTAATTCAAATAGATTTAAAAACAGTGTCAGCTTGTAAGGTAGTACATATATATGTAGTAGCACACATTTAATTTATACGACTTAGATTTTGTTCACCAATTAACTCTTACTCGTATTTTGGTAACTTCCAAAAGCGTTTCTCATTTCCCCAAACAATACTAAGAGCTTTCGGATAAACTATATAACCCTGCGAGCAATGAAAATAACAATagcaaattttaaaacataaactCGAACACAAGTATAATGCCCAAAGGGAAGTAGAACAAGAATTGCGAATATTGGAAGAAACTAATGGATGAAATTTTGCTCTACCTTTTGTGTTTTAGAGAATGTGTGGTTGCCTTGATAGTGAAGAGATCTTGAAGCCATTTGATTTGTACTAATTACTCACAAAGTTACAAAGAATAATGTGTAGATTTAAGTGATAtgtgatatgtatatatagagatgAAATGCATGCACTAAGCCAAATTAAAAGGAGAAATTGGGGAATCAACTAATAGTCAAAAAGGAATGTCACATGCACTgtccaaataatatatttcttgaATGAAATGTTTTAGTTATTCATTATATCGGATTACTTTATGCACTAATTAGAATCTATGGGCTGAGCTAGTTGCCACCTGAATACGAGTTTAACGAATTCAAATAACTTTTActtaaagttttaatatatttgtattaaagaaaAACTCATTAATCAAACAgcttttattcattcatatatttagaaaatattctaTAATTAGTCAAAAATTGGATACGTAAAACTAGAAGTCTAGAACCGTCCTTTGTTTATGTAATGGATTCCAGTAATTACCTTGACTTAATTAATCGGATTAATTATAGAAATTCCACTTTTAGTTACTTGCTGTCATTATTCCCTACAAGTTTTGCAAATTTTcgaaatttctcatttttttcttaagtcaAATATATCATTAATGTATCCCGACCTTCTTTTTAATGTGTCGTCGCATGTATCCGACcatctttttaatatatcagCGCTTTAATTTTTTGGCCATTAAtgtttctgtttctttttttaaaatgtattagcGTTTGTATTATTGTATCTGTTTGAGGGATTGCTATAGTTATAAAACTTTTAAGaggtaaattataattttaccttGAAAGTATGTAATTTCTGTAATTTGCCCTTAATTAATTTGTCGTCCAAATTTGACTTTTCTACTTAATTAATCTTGTGAGTAATGTCtttctaaaattgatttttttttttttttgctttaattgtgtttatttatatttatggaaTCCGATTTGGTCAGAAGATATGGAGGCAAATGATCAATTTTATGACTATGCCGACAGAGAGCATAATAGTAATGGCCTAAGTTAAATTTGaccaaaattaaattagttgcATTAAAGGTGATGTTTTTTAAtaacgaaaaagaaaaaagaatatggAGTTGCTTTACAATATTAGATATTGTTCAATGAACAATATTAGTTGAAAGATGATAATTCTAGAGAACACATTGATAACTAATAAAAACGTGTTCATGAAAGCAAAAGTTGAT harbors:
- the LOC138341781 gene encoding protein PHLOEM PROTEIN 2-LIKE A9-like, yielding MASRSLHYQGNHTFSKTQKGYIVYPKALSIVWGNEKRFWKLPKYEKDDAELIQVNWLEVTGCIDDINITKKTSYNIEFTMSLMTDAFGWNNSPIYLMAKWGDNTQWRKVNLATKTNDKKMISETITIIKGKGNNTDKIYFGLYEVWNKKWKGGLKIHSVNLTEI